A window from Cygnus olor isolate bCygOlo1 chromosome 13, bCygOlo1.pri.v2, whole genome shotgun sequence encodes these proteins:
- the CD40LG gene encoding CD40 ligand, with protein MNEAYSSAAPRSMSSTSPSTMKMFMCFLAVFMVVQTIGTVLFCLYLHMKMDKMEEALSLNEDYIFLRKVQKCQTAEGQKSTLLDCEKILKGFKDLQCKDGAANKEWPKFEMQRGHEHPHSKSRNETSVAAEKRQPIAAHLAGQRSSKAVPVLEWKTTSYAPMNSLISYHEGKLKVEKAGLYYIYAQVSFCTKAAASAPFTLYIYLYLPMEEDRLLLKGLNTHSTSTAVCDLQSIREGGVFELREGDMIFVNVTDSTIVNYSHGSTYFGIFKL; from the exons ATGAATGAAGCCTacagctctgctgcaccccGGTCCATGAGCAGCACCTCTCCCAGCACCATGAAAATGTTCATGTGCTTCCTCGCTGTATTTATGGTAGTACAGACGATCGGGACTGTACTCTTCTGTTTGTATCTTCACATGAAGATGGATAAG ATGGAAGAGGCGTTGAGCTTAAATGAAGACTACATCTTCCTGAGGAAAGTACAGAAATGTCAAACAGCAGAAGGTCAGAAGTCGACGTTATTGGACTgtgaaaaaattttaaaaggcttCAAGGACCTCCAGTGCAAG gATGGGGCAGCCAACAAGGAGTGGCCAAAGTTTGAAATGCAAAGAG GCCACGAGCACCCCCACTCGAAGAGCAGGAATGAGACATCTGTGGCAG CCGAGAAGAGGCAGCCGATTGCAGCCCAcctggcagggcagaggagcagcaaggCGGTGCCAG TGCTAGAGTGGAAGACGACGAGCTACGCCCCGATGAACAGCTTGATATCCTACCACGAGGGGAAGCTGAAGGTGGAGAAGGCAGGGCTCTACTACATCTACGCACAAGTCAGCTTCTGCACCAAGGCAGCGGCTTCGGCACCGTTTACCCTCTATATTTATTTGTACCTCCCCATGGAAGAGGACCGGCTCTTGCTGAAGGGACTCAACACGCACAGCACCTCCACGGCTGTTTGTGACCTCCAGTCCATCCGGGAGGGAGGTGTCTTTGAGCTCCGGGAGGGCGACATGATCTTTGTCAACGTGACAGACTCAACGATAGTGAACTACAGCCATGGCAGCACCTACTTTGGCATCTTCAAGCTGTAG